Proteins from a single region of Roseofilum capinflatum BLCC-M114:
- a CDS encoding MotA/TolQ/ExbB proton channel family protein, producing the protein MTIAEILEKGGLTIGPLLFLSVLALSTIIERLWFWWTVLTKEKELIEQILEAAREDWRTAPEIARRASDQPVGRFLYAPLRIRNADPEAFRLALEAAADDELAAMRRGDKILEAVISLSPMLGLLGTVLGLINSLGSIRIGDLATASTRGVTLGIGEALISTAVGLVIAITAVAFYRLFQGLIFMQVKLFRRAGSELELLYRQYWSEEESDYLEKTPRTLDKGSVKADGSDAP; encoded by the coding sequence ATGACGATCGCAGAAATTTTAGAGAAGGGGGGGTTAACCATTGGCCCATTACTGTTCTTATCCGTACTGGCCCTCAGTACCATTATTGAACGGTTATGGTTTTGGTGGACAGTCTTAACCAAAGAAAAAGAACTCATCGAGCAAATTCTCGAAGCCGCACGAGAAGACTGGAGAACTGCCCCAGAAATTGCCCGACGTGCCAGCGATCAACCTGTGGGCCGGTTCCTCTATGCTCCCTTAAGGATCAGAAATGCCGACCCGGAGGCCTTTCGTTTAGCCTTAGAAGCAGCAGCCGATGATGAATTAGCAGCCATGCGCCGGGGAGACAAAATCTTAGAAGCAGTGATTTCCCTCTCTCCCATGTTGGGACTCTTGGGAACCGTATTAGGATTAATTAATTCATTAGGCTCCATTCGCATTGGCGACTTAGCCACTGCCTCCACCCGTGGCGTAACCTTGGGCATTGGGGAAGCCTTAATTAGTACCGCCGTCGGGTTGGTGATTGCCATTACTGCTGTAGCCTTTTATCGCTTATTTCAAGGCTTGATTTTTATGCAAGTAAAGCTCTTTCGCCGCGCTGGAAGTGAATTAGAGCTATTGTATCGTCAATACTGGTCGGAGGAAGAAAGCGATTATTTAGAAAAAACGCCCCGCACCTTAGACAAAGGCTCCGTGAAAGCCGATGGTTCCGATGCACCTTAG